The sequence below is a genomic window from Pectinophora gossypiella chromosome 13, ilPecGoss1.1, whole genome shotgun sequence.
acgttaagccgttggtcccggctgcattagcagtcgttaataaccaccaatccgcactgggcccgcgtgatggtttaaggcccgatctccctatccatccagagggaaggcccgtgccccagcagtggggacgttaatgggctggtgatgatgatgaagtaagtacctatatttagtacttaatattatcatgaaataaataggtgactaagtatataaatatggATCAGTAACAAACATTAacaggataacatttatgaaacaaataaaagagatggtgcaggtcgtgtcgtatcgggaggtgaagcttttggcgggaagaagagagcaccgacaagagcgcagctcttaaatagagagagagaacaaACATTTGATTATGATTAGTCAATTCAGGAGTACCTATTGCTCCCTCCCTGGTTGCGTTTGTAGTAAGTACATTAGCTTCTGTAGTAAAAGGTTACTTTAATACTTGGCGATGAGCTTCTACCTCCAGCGAGTCTCTTCCTCCATGTCTTCTCACCCGACTAGCTTACTTAGTTTTAAAAGAGATAGCAGTTAGATCGTATGCTTGATTCTGTTACTTTTAAGTTTAACACTAGTATGTATAAACATTATCTGAAATGTTTATGTTAGCAAATCCCTTCAATTGTCTTCCTTAAAGTTTGAAACCACAACATCGTAAATGTATTGATAACATTCATAGTATAAGTTTTAATAGGTGTTATTAGCCTGATAAacgttgttaattattttagattttttgctAACAAGACAGTGTCATGTTATCAAATTAAGTTGTACTTATGATGAAATAAAGAACACTTAAAAAAAAGAGATAGCACTTACCTTAATAAACCGGGCGATGAGCTCTCTCTTCCTCCGACGAGCCTCCTCCTCCATGTCAGCTCGGTGCTGAAGGTAACGAGCTCGCTCCTCATCTGACATACGAGCCAACTTGTTCACCTTGCCCTTCTTACCCATCTTGGATCGGTTTTGTTACCTGTCAAGGAATTAATGGGTACTTAATGGGAATTATTTTCTCTCTCCTACTccaaatcacggatcatcttacttatagacaatcaggtgatcagcctgcaatgtcctaaccgtactagggatcacaaagtgatttttgtgatgtgtatccaccgggattcgagcccgggatctccggatcgtgagcctaaccttCAACTACAGAACCACGGAGACCTTTTGCAGGCTACTCACTATAAATGGAATATTTTCCTATCAGGGTAGACAGACCAACGAATCggcaaaatatataaaaccgCTTTTCCTCCTTTCTAGGCCTTGTGAGCAGCAAGCATAAATACCTTAGCCTTTAGTTAGTAGTTCTTGGTTTataaacataggtaggtaggggctttagagtactgcggggcggaaggcaagagggaaaccactgcccttttctccctaaaaagtagcatggagaatgctacaccgacaagagcgtggctcttaaattagtgacgtacttacttaaatgtatatttgcaataggtacttacttgtttaagacaacaataaAAGTGCTGCTTTTTGGATACTCCGGGAAATTATCGGCGACTGCAGTTAGTAGGTAGTAACTGAATGCACCAACATAGATATATATAGAGATGTTGTATTGAACAAACTAACTAATTAATAACGTCACGAAGCGACAAGTTCGGCTTAACTTTGTCACGTGCTTTATCACTTGTTAATTAAATTGTACCCAAACGAAACGGAACCCTACACTATTGCAGAAAGACTCATTTTGAAACAACCTTGGCAATACTTGAATTTCCGTAAAAATGTCCATAAAAAGGGGTTTTTatgttataggtaagtacttcatttaaaaaaggTACTGCAATTTCTGATcgtaaaagttaaataaaataatcgaataagtattaaataaaacaaaagaaactcTTTAAAATCCCCGACGCTTGGCACTTGACGATAAAAAGAAGTCGTTGCCATAGCAACCCTTTTTTTGTTTACCGGTTACCCCGCAACCAAAAATGTTTACATTTCACCCCGGGTAACCATTGTTTACTGGTTGGCAAGCGCTACTGTCAAAGATTTTTTGAAGTATTTTTGTTTGAGAAGAGCAGGTGTCGATTTGTGTTTCagaatctattattttttacaattatcCGCAGGTTTTATCAAAACGTGTTTGTCTAGTAGACTTTTATAATGGCTACTAAGTCGGTGGGGGAAGCCAACTCGTCAGCGACATTACAATCGTCTTCTCATACGATTGAAAGTGAGAAGAGCACAAGTGGCAGCGACAAATCAAACGAGGACAAAGTTGAACAAAAGGAAAAGGACCATGACCTTACTAAAGACAActgtaattatatttgttacttttGCGTAGGGTTGGgttggctactagcccaaacaccttcaccaacctgcAACGGAGCGGCAAGGAGGAttccgataccgactccgcgggcgtggtcggcgatttccctcattcagcgcttatcgctatcaccACTACGGTTGATATAGGCAATTCTTTCACATATAGGGAAttctcccagacgacgccctgagccgaagtttgCGCCCAATTGGCCCCCCTTAgtcatgttgtcttaaattttctacCAGGTGAaaccctcagcgttccccatttgtgcgGTCAAGTCATTGaggccatttgcagcaaatcaacaataagccACATAAAAAAAGGAGCGGCAAGGTGAAGTACCTATGCTCAATACCCTTCCGGTTGATCGTGGCTACACCTGTGCttagaggtgtgggtactaagtcCATCATGTGATGCACCTCTGACATCCAACATCTCTACATCAGCATCATCTCTGACATCTGATATTGTCATGAGCTTATGCTATGTTGTTTTTCAGCTGCGTCTCCAATCGACCTGGAATGCCACATCCAAGCAGAGAGGATCACGAAGATCCTGGACGAGGCTCTGTACAAGACGAAGTTAGCCATCTGCTTACCGAAGATGGTGCAACACTACCGGGTACTCAGCAACCGACTGAGTCCTCAGCACATGGACGACCTGATCTTCATATTTGAACAGTATGAGAACCCACTGTTCTCTGCCAGCTTGCTCAATATGGCAGCTATGGATGATATCAAAgctgtaagtaataaataaatacataaatacttaacatAAGTTTAAGACTATACCCTAACggggtacatcaatcgcaagatgaactaagtacccacacctcgccgagttttctgttagaccaacgtgataggtgatgatgccgtctataatggtcgagtcaactgtattagtgaatcAATCTGCACTTAAGTTAAAtaagtctggtaccggggtacgaactggcgctcctcgtttgagaagtaaactggtgaaccacaggacgACAGTGACTAGCGAGAAATAAAAAGACTCATGACTATTTTCCCAAATAGTCAATGTCAGAGGTACAGccgtcgcatgatgaactaagttacCCACGTTTCCAAGAGCTTTATTAGACCGACGTAGACCGAGTATCGTggtctgtaatggtcgatagGCAACCGAGTTTGTGATTGGAGCATCGGTCATGATCCCGCTTCTGAGCGTCGATTATTAAGCATGGTCTATATTTAAAGTATCAAAGtaagtagtaggtgttgtaagtagtaagtagtagtattcACTAGGCACTGGGGTGGAAACTTGGAAATCGCTAGGAGCTTTCACCATGCCGAAAAGTGCGGAGCTAATGAGTTTACACTTCCAGGGTGACACCTCTCTGAAGAATCGCCTGAATCCAGAATTGGGTCATCTCTTGTATATTATGAATAGTTACCCTTCGCTGGCTGTAAATGTTGAAGAGATAATTGCACAGGTAACGGTCTTCACACTATTTGCTTTTCGAGGTATAATTTTCAAGCGTGTAAAATTTTCTAATCATGTATAAGAAGTAAAAGATCATTTCCAAGAGAGACTGATGATGCTTCTTCTGTTACAGATGAAACAAGAATATCTGGCGGAAGGAGAAGTAAGACTTTAACTGCTATTTGTGATTTGAGatgtttaaagaaagaaagtcaTCAATCAATCCAACCATCATTGGATCCAACCATTAGTGTCTTTTTGGTTTTGCACAGGATAAATCCCCGATAGCATGCTTGGAGTACCTGCTGGGATTTGAGCGGTTCCGCGAGCTGATGATAAAGCAGATGGCGACCACAGCGGCCGAGGAGCTGACAGAGAAGCTCAAAGTCAAGAAGCTGGAAGACTCTAATGAGAAGCTCACGACTAGGATACACGGTGCGATACCTATTTAAAGCACAATGAATACTTACGTATCTAACTTTTTTCACGGGTGTAAAATTACCTTAGGAGGTACTTTCAACTACCTTCAGTTAAAACTGCCTTCTGTTTTATATTCTTTGTCAGCAACTAACACATAGGTAACtaataatttactaattaatCGACATCAGTGATTCCTATCGGGGTAATCAGTACAAAACACACGACAAGTTTGACGTGCCTCAGTGTTTGTTGTTGTCCGGTCTTCCTCCCCAAAAGTCTATGAATGGGAGTTAGTGTAAGTATCTATGGTTCTCTATTTTTTCCTTACatctaaatatacagggtgttagtgacatcgtaacgaaaactttgagggatgattcagaccatgattctgagttgatattaagtggaattttccgtcgcaaaagtatggataggaaaataattaaaaaaaaaacaaaaaaaattcatgattttttgacaggaaattccacttgatatcaactcagaatcatggtctgaatcatcccctcaatatttgttacggtgtcactaacacccatacctacttgtatggctactgtatgtacttgtacggggtgtaagtgacatcgtaacgaatactgagagggataattcagctgattaatctgagttaatatcaagtggaatttcctgtcaaaaaattatagaattgaaaataatttaaaaaactaaaaaaaatacatgatttttgcgacggaaaaatccacttgatatcgactcagaatcatggtctgaatcatccctcaaagttttcgttacgatgtcactaacaccctgtataaaaggagaaactgactgactgacatatcaacgcacagcctaaacggctaaacgtaggcacttgaaatttggaagggacgtagcttaggtaccgtggaggtgcactaagaaaggaattcccgaaattcccacgggaacgggaattagcgggaaaatccttccacgcggacgaagtcgcgggcaaaagctagttatcaATGTTTTGTTCGCTACAGAGTTGACGGAGACAATAAGAACGGAGCAAGAGCACTTCGAGAAGACGATGAGCGCCAAAACGGAGCTGATAGCCAAGTTGGAACAGGAGCTGCAGTTCCTCAACCACGCGACCAGCGTCAAACTGAAGAAAAAAGTGTAGGGCTCCTGGtttctttagttttttttggACTGgcagtagaaaaaaaaactatagaaCTCGTCGAGTTGCTTATCTTTCTGGACATTTCATTGAAACCGACTTGACGTTCCTTTCATTTT
It includes:
- the LOC126372023 gene encoding dynein regulatory complex protein 10-like, producing the protein MATKSVGEANSSATLQSSSHTIESEKSTSGSDKSNEDKVEQKEKDHDLTKDNSASPIDLECHIQAERITKILDEALYKTKLAICLPKMVQHYRVLSNRLSPQHMDDLIFIFEQYENPLFSASLLNMAAMDDIKAGDTSLKNRLNPELGHLLYIMNSYPSLAVNVEEIIAQCLFGFAQDKSPIACLEYLLGFERFRELMIKQMATTAAEELTEKLKVKKLEDSNEKLTTRIHELTETIRTEQEHFEKTMSAKTELIAKLEQELQFLNHATSVKLKKKVLDSDRQMVLMSRTHAIKNEMLKEEEVETREGYDHLLNTHLIDEKNQRARRFKVETQLLSWLSKYDNEMTDKQFELDELERKYEEEVKKCEELEERLAEQDKEYIPLMKEREDEYHAEMTAKMNAFLLEHAAKVIQTAWRDVLANRAEKRKLKKLWKQVKAQRDAAERKKEREEKAAQKAAAKAAAKEKAAAKKKK